The following are encoded together in the candidate division Zixibacteria bacterium HGW-Zixibacteria-1 genome:
- a CDS encoding NAD-dependent epimerase: MTTLIVGASGATGRLLVEQLLHRGQHVKAIVRSTDGLLESVRSNPRLTLILASLPDLSDTEIIQHIRGCDAVASCLGHNLSLMGIYGHPRRLVTDATRRLCQALKATGTGEPRKFVLMNTTGSSNRDLREPRSIGDRLVIGLIRRLLPPFVDNERAADYLRSQVGQNNEAIEWVTVRPDSLINEDKVTPYEVVASPTRNPIFDSGKTSRINVAHFMADLIMDDDVWKQWKGQMPVLYNKDTSQRAGS; the protein is encoded by the coding sequence ATGACCACCCTTATAGTCGGAGCAAGCGGAGCTACCGGGCGGTTGCTGGTAGAGCAGTTATTGCATCGCGGGCAGCACGTGAAGGCCATCGTACGATCAACCGACGGCCTGCTTGAATCTGTCAGATCCAACCCACGCCTGACGCTGATCCTGGCGAGCCTGCCTGATCTCAGCGATACTGAGATAATCCAACATATTCGTGGGTGTGACGCGGTGGCGTCGTGCCTGGGCCACAATCTGAGTCTGATGGGTATCTACGGGCATCCGCGTCGACTCGTGACCGATGCCACCCGCCGACTGTGTCAGGCTCTAAAGGCCACTGGCACGGGAGAACCGCGAAAATTCGTCCTCATGAACACCACCGGCAGCAGTAACCGCGATCTCCGGGAGCCGCGATCAATTGGTGACCGATTGGTCATCGGACTCATCCGTCGCTTACTGCCACCATTTGTGGACAACGAGCGGGCAGCGGACTATTTGCGGTCCCAGGTAGGACAGAACAACGAAGCTATCGAGTGGGTTACGGTTCGACCGGACAGTCTGATTAATGAGGATAAGGTGACGCCATACGAAGTGGTTGCATCGCCCACGAGAAACCCGATTTTCGATTCGGGCAAAACCAGCCGGATCAACGTGGCTCACTTTATGGCTGATCTGATTATGGATGATGATGTCTGGAAACAGTGGAAGGGACAGATGCCTGTGCTTTACAACAAGGACACCTCGCAGCGCGCAGGCTCATAG